In Iodobacter fluviatilis, one DNA window encodes the following:
- the smpB gene encoding SsrA-binding protein SmpB gives MSIVDNKKAFHDFFIEERFEAGLMLQGWEVKSIRAGRVQLKESYVVYLRGDFWLMGAHISPLTSASSHVLPEPTRLRKLLLNQREIEKLSIKVERAGYTVAALNMHYKNGFIKLDIGLAKGKKQHDKRNSEKDREWVREKAQIVRANNKYA, from the coding sequence ATGTCGATCGTCGATAATAAAAAGGCTTTTCACGACTTCTTTATCGAAGAACGTTTTGAAGCGGGCCTTATGCTACAAGGCTGGGAAGTCAAATCAATCCGCGCTGGCCGTGTGCAGCTCAAAGAATCTTACGTCGTGTATCTGCGTGGTGACTTTTGGCTGATGGGCGCACATATCTCGCCACTCACCAGCGCATCAAGCCATGTACTGCCTGAGCCTACCCGCCTGCGTAAATTATTGCTAAATCAGCGCGAAATCGAGAAATTATCGATCAAAGTTGAACGTGCAGGCTACACCGTGGCGGCACTCAATATGCATTATAAAAACGGCTTCATTAAACTGGATATCGGTTTAGCCAAGGGTAAAAAGCAGCACGATAAACGTAATAGCGAAAAAGATCGCGAATGGGTGCGTGAAAAAGCGCAGATTGTTCGTGCCAATAACAAGTATGCCTGA
- a CDS encoding asparaginase domain-containing protein yields the protein MQRIRVIYTGGTIGMLPSSDGYAPAPDYLQQQLQNLYPGLSVLEYSPLLDSSEMTPALWNRIAADIAADYDDYDGFVVLHGTDTMAYTASALSYMLENLAKPVVVTGSQIPWCEPRNDAIEHVAAALALASVPGFCEVAVVFAGLCLRGNRVRKVDCDGMAAFASPNVPALGLWQAGHWEMSTMVPVMTKPLGSFRLQPVAENAHIVAAKLAPGFSAEWLALSLTGLDGVVLETFGAGNAGSQPDLRAALAEQSLVVNCTPCLQGSVKMGRYAVSGGLAALGVLDGADMTPEAALAKLYYVQAKGMDRNERAALFLKPHSGDRLT from the coding sequence ATGCAGAGAATTCGCGTCATTTATACCGGCGGCACAATCGGTATGTTGCCAAGCAGCGATGGCTATGCGCCCGCGCCAGATTATTTGCAGCAGCAGTTGCAAAACCTCTATCCAGGCTTGTCGGTGCTGGAATACTCTCCGCTGCTTGATTCAAGCGAAATGACGCCCGCTTTATGGAATCGCATCGCGGCTGATATTGCGGCGGATTACGATGATTACGATGGCTTTGTGGTGCTGCACGGCACAGATACCATGGCTTATACCGCTTCAGCGCTCTCTTATATGCTAGAAAACCTGGCTAAGCCTGTGGTGGTGACTGGGTCGCAAATTCCATGGTGCGAGCCGCGTAATGATGCCATTGAGCATGTTGCGGCAGCATTGGCATTAGCCTCAGTGCCCGGTTTTTGTGAGGTAGCTGTGGTGTTTGCTGGGTTGTGCCTGCGTGGCAATCGGGTGCGTAAAGTGGATTGTGACGGCATGGCTGCTTTTGCCTCACCTAATGTGCCTGCGCTTGGTTTATGGCAGGCTGGGCATTGGGAGATGTCTACTATGGTCCCAGTCATGACTAAACCGCTTGGTTCGTTTCGTTTGCAGCCGGTGGCGGAAAACGCCCACATTGTGGCTGCAAAGTTAGCACCAGGTTTTAGTGCAGAATGGCTGGCATTGTCGCTCACGGGCCTTGATGGTGTCGTACTGGAAACCTTTGGCGCGGGTAATGCGGGAAGCCAGCCTGACCTGAGGGCGGCATTGGCGGAGCAAAGCCTAGTGGTGAACTGTACGCCTTGTCTGCAAGGATCGGTAAAAATGGGTCGTTATGCCGTAAGTGGCGGTCTGGCTGCCTTAGGTGTACTTGATGGTGCAGATATGACGCCGGAAGCCGCACTGGCTAAACTCTACTATGTGCAAGCTAAGGGTATGGACAGGAATGAGCGGGCCGCTCTCTTTTTGAAGCCTCACTCGGGTGACCGGCTTACTTAA
- a CDS encoding septation protein A — translation MKALFDLFSVILFFVTYSITKSIYAATGVAIVTTTAQVAWSWFKYRKVDGMLWLSFGLITVLGGATLLLHNKVFILWKPTVLYWVFALILCGSRYVRGKNLMQSLMGPQMTLPAKLWDKVNLAWVLFFICMGVLNLYVAFNYSEDLWVKFKMFGTLVLTLVFVLLQALVLSRYLNDQAEDKKEPS, via the coding sequence ATGAAAGCCCTTTTTGACCTCTTCTCAGTTATTCTGTTTTTTGTAACTTATTCCATTACCAAAAGTATTTATGCGGCTACAGGCGTGGCAATTGTCACTACGACGGCGCAGGTGGCATGGTCCTGGTTTAAATATCGTAAAGTTGACGGCATGTTATGGTTAAGCTTTGGCCTGATCACGGTGCTGGGTGGTGCCACTTTGTTATTGCATAACAAAGTGTTTATTTTGTGGAAGCCTACCGTACTGTATTGGGTGTTTGCCCTTATTCTGTGCGGGTCGCGCTATGTCAGGGGTAAAAACCTGATGCAAAGCCTGATGGGCCCGCAAATGACCTTGCCTGCTAAGCTTTGGGATAAAGTCAATCTGGCTTGGGTATTGTTTTTTATCTGTATGGGTGTGCTTAATCTTTATGTTGCATTTAACTACAGCGAAGATCTCTGGGTTAAATTCAAGATGTTTGGCACGCTGGTATTAACGCTGGTATTTGTGCTGCTGCAAGCCTTGGTGCTTTCACGGTATCTTAATGATCAGGCTGAAGATAAAAAGGAGCCGTCCTGA
- a CDS encoding YciI family protein has product MLYAIMASDGENSLELRLANRPAHLARLHLLKEEGRLILAGPFPSVDATDPGAAGFSGSLIVAEFDSLPAAQAWADSDPYLKAGVYVNVTVKPFRHVLP; this is encoded by the coding sequence ATGCTTTACGCAATAATGGCAAGTGATGGCGAAAATAGCCTAGAGCTGCGCTTGGCTAACCGGCCAGCACATCTGGCAAGGCTTCATCTCTTGAAAGAAGAAGGCCGCTTGATCCTTGCGGGACCTTTTCCTAGCGTTGATGCAACAGACCCGGGTGCAGCTGGTTTTTCTGGCAGCTTAATTGTAGCCGAATTCGATTCTTTGCCTGCTGCGCAAGCCTGGGCTGACAGTGATCCCTATTTAAAAGCAGGGGTTTATGTAAACGTTACTGTGAAACCCTTTCGCCATGTCCTCCCCTAG
- a CDS encoding BolA family protein → MSSPSVMIVEEIHSRLGVLQPEYVDIDDDSASHAGHAGSVAGGGHYDLTIVSAQFAGKNTLARHRMVMALFVDLIPHPIHALSIKKTLTPDEL, encoded by the coding sequence ATGTCCTCCCCTAGCGTTATGATTGTCGAAGAAATACACTCACGCCTTGGCGTGTTGCAGCCTGAGTATGTCGATATTGACGATGATAGTGCATCGCATGCTGGTCACGCAGGTAGCGTGGCAGGTGGCGGGCACTATGATCTGACTATTGTCTCTGCCCAGTTTGCAGGCAAAAACACCCTGGCTCGTCACCGGATGGTGATGGCCTTGTTTGTGGATTTAATCCCGCACCCAATCCATGCGCTCAGTATTAAAAAAACACTGACGCCGGACGAGTTGTAA
- a CDS encoding peptidylprolyl isomerase: MRQPNRIALALTACFLSASFAATAANVATVNGVAIPDSKVDFFLKQVAERGQKDSPELRARIKEELIRNEVLFQEAQKKGVEKNADVQQRLDMAKQQILVGAYVNDYAKANPVSDADLKKEYDKIKVNFSGKEYKARHILVKTEEEAKAVLADLKKGKKFEDIAKAKSADKGSAVNGGDLGWSTPANYVKEFGEALSKLPKGKISDPVKTQFGWHVIKLDDQREAKGPSFEEVKPELMRELQGQRVQKMVEELRAKAKVE; this comes from the coding sequence ATGCGTCAACCGAACCGTATTGCTCTTGCTCTCACTGCTTGCTTCTTGTCTGCTTCATTTGCGGCAACCGCTGCAAACGTTGCAACCGTGAATGGCGTTGCTATCCCTGATAGCAAAGTTGATTTCTTTTTGAAGCAAGTGGCTGAACGTGGTCAGAAAGATAGCCCTGAACTGCGTGCACGTATCAAAGAAGAGCTGATTCGTAACGAAGTACTGTTCCAAGAAGCGCAAAAGAAAGGCGTGGAAAAGAACGCAGATGTACAGCAACGTTTGGATATGGCCAAGCAACAAATTCTGGTTGGCGCTTATGTAAATGACTACGCCAAGGCAAATCCAGTCAGCGATGCTGATCTGAAGAAAGAATACGACAAGATCAAAGTCAACTTCAGCGGTAAAGAATACAAAGCGCGTCATATTCTGGTTAAAACAGAAGAAGAAGCGAAAGCGGTGCTGGCTGATCTGAAAAAAGGCAAAAAGTTTGAAGATATCGCTAAGGCGAAATCTGCAGACAAGGGTAGCGCCGTTAATGGTGGTGACTTGGGCTGGTCTACTCCTGCTAACTACGTGAAAGAATTTGGTGAAGCGCTGAGCAAATTGCCTAAAGGCAAGATCTCTGATCCAGTGAAAACCCAGTTTGGCTGGCACGTGATTAAGCTTGATGATCAGCGTGAAGCGAAAGGCCCATCGTTTGAAGAGGTTAAGCCAGAATTGATGCGCGAGCTGCAAGGCCAGCGTGTACAAAAAATGGTTGAAGAATTACGTGCTAAAGCAAAAGTAGAGTAA
- a CDS encoding L-serine ammonia-lyase, which yields MFSTLDIYKIGIGPSSSHTIGPMKAGHQFLGTLKETGQFNAVTKIAVDCYGSLSLTGKGHCTDHAIMLGLAGNLPDTIDLDNMANIVHEVEQNGTICLGRTQQRVGFSLAFQDSYLPLHENGMMIRAFVGDTCCLSKTYYSIGGGFIVDEEHFNQGSCNDIPVPHHFLSADDLLNMCEDSGLSISALVLENEKAFHDIADIKAHFVRVWSVMQSSIERGMKTEGNLPGPMRIPRRAPALHHLLTSSLDVANDPLNVMDWVNMYAMAMSEENAAGGRVITAPTNGACGIVPGVMSYYNHFIKPLDEESALRFFLASGAIGCLYKLNASISGAEVGCQGEVGVACSMAAAGLAELMGGSPAQVCMAAEIAMEHNLGLTCDPVGGQVQIPCIERNAIGAVKAINAARMAMHRSSSPKVSLDKVIAAMYATGKDMDAKYRETSCGGLALQITAPAIKTITFMDKVPA from the coding sequence ATGTTCAGCACCTTAGATATCTACAAAATTGGTATTGGCCCATCAAGCTCGCACACAATCGGCCCAATGAAAGCAGGCCACCAGTTTTTAGGCACATTAAAAGAAACCGGCCAATTTAATGCCGTAACCAAAATTGCAGTGGATTGCTATGGTTCACTCTCGCTCACAGGCAAGGGCCACTGTACCGATCACGCCATCATGCTTGGCTTAGCAGGCAATCTGCCCGATACGATTGATTTAGACAATATGGCTAATATCGTTCACGAAGTAGAGCAAAACGGTACGATTTGCCTCGGCCGCACCCAGCAGCGTGTTGGCTTTAGCTTGGCCTTTCAGGACAGCTATCTGCCCCTACATGAAAACGGCATGATGATTCGCGCTTTTGTGGGTGATACCTGTTGCCTCAGCAAGACTTACTACTCGATTGGCGGCGGTTTTATTGTGGATGAAGAGCACTTCAACCAAGGTAGCTGCAACGATATTCCCGTGCCCCATCACTTTTTAAGCGCAGATGATTTGCTGAATATGTGTGAGGACAGTGGCTTATCTATTTCGGCTCTTGTGCTCGAGAATGAGAAAGCCTTCCATGATATCGCCGATATCAAAGCTCACTTTGTACGGGTCTGGAGCGTCATGCAAAGCAGCATTGAACGCGGCATGAAAACCGAAGGCAATCTGCCCGGCCCGATGCGTATTCCTCGCCGTGCCCCTGCCCTGCATCATCTGCTGACCAGCTCGCTGGATGTGGCCAATGATCCACTCAATGTGATGGATTGGGTGAATATGTATGCGATGGCTATGTCCGAAGAAAATGCGGCCGGCGGCCGCGTGATTACGGCACCTACCAATGGCGCCTGCGGCATCGTTCCTGGCGTGATGTCTTACTACAATCACTTTATTAAACCACTGGATGAAGAAAGCGCACTGCGCTTCTTCTTAGCCTCTGGTGCAATTGGCTGCTTGTATAAGCTCAACGCATCCATCTCTGGCGCTGAAGTAGGTTGTCAGGGTGAAGTTGGCGTTGCTTGCTCTATGGCCGCTGCCGGCCTTGCTGAACTCATGGGCGGCAGCCCAGCCCAAGTCTGTATGGCCGCAGAAATCGCCATGGAACACAATTTGGGGCTGACTTGCGACCCAGTTGGCGGGCAAGTACAAATCCCATGTATCGAGCGCAACGCGATTGGCGCAGTTAAAGCCATTAACGCCGCCCGTATGGCCATGCACCGCAGCAGCAGCCCTAAAGTGTCTTTAGATAAAGTGATTGCTGCGATGTATGCCACCGGCAAAGATATGGACGCAAAATACCGCGAAACGTCATGTGGTGGCCTCGCCCTGCAAATTACGGCTCCGGCCATAAAAACCATTACTTTTATGGATAAAGTACCTGCTTAA
- a CDS encoding HAAAP family serine/threonine permease codes for MSDTTLNDLALPGSAPTWTKHDTVWMLGLYGTAVGAGTLFLPINAGIGGLWPLVLMAFLALPLTFFAHRGLNRFVLSGSTKDGDITEVVEEHFGKGAGKIITLLYFFAIYPILLVYSVAITNTVLSFLTHQMHIPVGTDLVTRGIFALCLILGLMSIVRLGGEFIVKAMSVLVYPFVIALMLLAVYLIPNWNSSVIDQAGSLGDALTSASFYKTMWLAIPVMVFSFNHSPIISSFAVGQKKLHPGKEDQIASKILLRSHIMMVLSVMFFVFSCVFSLAPADLVAAKAQNISILSYLANHFDNPVIAWMAPIIAFIAITKSYLGHYLGAKEGLHGLVIKQLREKGKTISTAKLERYTSIFMLITTWLVATINPNILGMIETLGGPVIAVLLFLMPMYAIRKVPAMRKYSGAASNVFVVMIGLIAISAIFYSLFA; via the coding sequence ATGTCTGACACAACACTCAATGATCTGGCACTGCCTGGCAGCGCACCAACCTGGACCAAACACGACACCGTTTGGATGCTTGGCCTCTACGGTACTGCCGTTGGCGCGGGCACTTTATTCTTGCCGATTAACGCAGGGATTGGTGGTCTTTGGCCGCTAGTTTTAATGGCGTTTTTAGCTTTGCCATTAACCTTTTTTGCTCACCGCGGGCTCAACCGCTTTGTATTATCCGGCTCAACAAAAGACGGTGACATTACCGAGGTAGTAGAAGAACACTTTGGTAAAGGCGCAGGTAAAATCATTACCCTGCTTTATTTCTTTGCGATTTACCCGATCCTGCTTGTGTACAGCGTAGCGATTACCAACACTGTGCTGTCTTTTTTAACGCACCAGATGCATATCCCTGTTGGGACAGATTTAGTAACACGCGGTATTTTTGCCCTGTGTCTGATCTTAGGCCTGATGTCTATTGTGCGCCTTGGTGGTGAATTCATCGTTAAAGCCATGAGCGTCTTGGTTTATCCCTTTGTGATTGCCTTAATGCTGCTTGCTGTTTATCTGATTCCAAACTGGAACAGCTCAGTCATCGATCAGGCAGGCAGCTTGGGTGATGCACTGACTAGCGCGTCTTTCTACAAAACTATGTGGCTTGCGATCCCGGTAATGGTGTTCTCGTTTAACCATTCACCTATTATTTCTTCTTTTGCTGTAGGTCAGAAAAAGCTTCACCCAGGTAAAGAAGACCAAATCGCATCGAAAATCTTGCTGCGCAGCCACATCATGATGGTGTTGTCGGTCATGTTCTTTGTATTTAGCTGCGTATTTAGCTTGGCACCTGCTGATTTAGTTGCTGCTAAAGCACAAAATATTTCGATTCTGTCCTACCTTGCTAATCACTTTGATAACCCTGTTATTGCATGGATGGCTCCGATCATTGCCTTTATCGCGATTACTAAGTCCTACCTTGGCCATTACCTTGGTGCAAAAGAAGGTCTGCATGGTCTGGTAATCAAACAATTGCGTGAAAAAGGTAAAACAATCTCAACAGCTAAGCTTGAACGTTACACCTCAATCTTTATGCTGATCACCACATGGTTAGTGGCCACAATCAACCCAAATATTCTGGGAATGATTGAAACCTTAGGTGGCCCAGTGATTGCTGTACTGCTGTTCCTGATGCCGATGTACGCCATCCGTAAAGTACCAGCAATGCGTAAGTATTCCGGCGCAGCCAGCAATGTGTTTGTGGTCATGATTGGTCTGATTGCGATCTCTGCAATCTTCTACAGCCTCTTTGCCTAA
- a CDS encoding helix-turn-helix transcriptional regulator, translating to MKISVDLDILSDFLSQVFGESTEVAVHDMNQLEKSLCIIKNPISGRKVGAPATDFALRLLHECQNSAKAPFRTNYQGKTLDGHRLRSSSMLLQDEAGKPFAMLCINRNDHHLQRASELLHQYFQHEENTPSEELLSHSVEELGDDIINQALASYPIAAKHLSSTDKKDIVQKLEQNGVFLVKGFIAKTASLLSISEPTLYRYLKNSTN from the coding sequence ATGAAGATCTCGGTAGACCTAGACATCCTTTCAGATTTCCTATCACAAGTATTTGGGGAATCGACAGAGGTGGCGGTTCACGATATGAATCAGCTGGAAAAATCGCTGTGCATTATCAAGAACCCAATCTCGGGACGAAAAGTGGGCGCTCCAGCCACAGATTTTGCACTGCGCTTGCTGCACGAATGTCAGAACAGCGCCAAAGCACCTTTTCGTACTAACTACCAGGGCAAGACACTCGACGGCCATCGCCTGCGCAGCTCCAGCATGCTGCTTCAGGATGAAGCAGGAAAACCCTTTGCCATGTTGTGCATTAACCGCAACGACCACCACCTGCAACGAGCCAGCGAATTACTGCATCAGTATTTTCAGCACGAAGAAAACACACCCAGCGAAGAATTACTCAGCCACTCAGTAGAAGAATTAGGCGACGACATTATTAATCAGGCATTAGCCAGCTACCCAATTGCCGCCAAACATTTAAGCAGCACCGATAAAAAAGACATTGTGCAAAAACTTGAACAAAACGGCGTTTTTTTAGTGAAAGGGTTTATTGCAAAAACAGCCTCTTTACTCTCGATTTCAGAACCCACGCTTTATCGCTATTTGAAAAACAGTACTAACTAA
- a CDS encoding YdcF family protein → MHSAVLAKNAIAACLLPPGLFLLLMITGLILLTRKPRLGRGLIAAGILSLTVLSMPVIEKRLLLMIEPPALVSIPGDAMAIVCLGGGKRFAAYDQPEGETINNATLARLRYTAQIAKKSQLPVLVTGGKPLGGISEAVLMAKILREEFNTPVRWVESESVDTQENASLSVRLLGKNAKIVLITEAAHMQRAQMAFENSGFRVTTAATDYANQEPLSILSFMPKAQALSRSSFALHELLGILWHRLRT, encoded by the coding sequence ATGCATTCTGCCGTACTCGCTAAAAACGCTATTGCCGCGTGCTTACTGCCGCCCGGCCTGTTTTTATTGCTGATGATTACTGGCTTAATTTTACTGACTCGTAAGCCTCGCCTTGGGCGCGGTTTGATTGCGGCCGGTATATTAAGCCTTACTGTTCTTTCAATGCCCGTTATTGAGAAGCGCTTGCTGCTCATGATTGAACCTCCTGCTCTCGTAAGCATTCCCGGCGATGCAATGGCTATTGTCTGCTTAGGCGGGGGAAAACGCTTTGCCGCTTACGATCAGCCAGAAGGGGAAACCATCAATAACGCCACACTGGCCCGGCTGCGCTATACCGCTCAAATTGCGAAAAAAAGTCAGCTTCCTGTATTGGTGACTGGCGGAAAACCCCTGGGAGGCATCAGTGAGGCGGTACTGATGGCGAAAATTTTGCGTGAAGAATTCAATACGCCGGTGCGCTGGGTCGAAAGTGAATCAGTTGATACCCAAGAAAATGCCAGCCTGAGCGTCAGGCTACTTGGAAAAAACGCCAAAATTGTGCTGATCACCGAAGCCGCACATATGCAAAGAGCGCAAATGGCTTTTGAAAACTCCGGATTTCGTGTAACTACTGCTGCAACAGACTACGCAAACCAAGAGCCACTTTCCATCCTTTCATTTATGCCAAAAGCACAGGCGCTGAGCCGCAGCAGTTTTGCCTTACATGAGTTACTGGGCATACTCTGGCATCGTCTTCGCACCTGA
- a CDS encoding ABC transporter ATP-binding protein yields MSSPLLQVKDLKVAYGGIHAVKGIDLEIHQGELVALIGANGAGKTTTLKTLIGMCSPSSGDILFDGLSTAKKPIYDYVKQGLIMVPEGRGIFSRLTVEENLLMGAYTRNDKAGIEHDMERVYYLFPRLKERMKQLAGTLSGGEQQMVAIGRAILGRPKLLLLDEPSMGLAPIIVQKIFEIIKMIAAEGVTMLLVEQNAKLALQTANRGYVMESGKITLADTAENLLANPKIQQAYLGE; encoded by the coding sequence ATGAGTAGCCCATTATTACAAGTAAAAGACTTAAAAGTGGCCTACGGCGGCATTCATGCCGTAAAAGGAATTGATTTAGAAATCCACCAGGGCGAGCTGGTCGCCCTGATTGGTGCCAATGGCGCAGGTAAAACCACAACCCTGAAAACACTGATCGGCATGTGCAGCCCTAGCTCGGGCGATATTTTGTTTGATGGCCTGTCGACCGCTAAAAAACCTATCTACGATTATGTCAAACAAGGGCTGATTATGGTGCCCGAAGGCCGGGGCATTTTCAGCCGCCTGACCGTCGAAGAAAACCTTTTAATGGGGGCGTACACGCGCAACGATAAAGCAGGCATTGAGCATGATATGGAGCGCGTGTACTACCTTTTTCCAAGACTAAAAGAGCGGATGAAGCAGCTGGCAGGCACGCTGTCTGGTGGTGAGCAGCAAATGGTGGCGATTGGCCGCGCCATTTTAGGCCGCCCCAAACTGCTGCTGCTGGATGAGCCATCGATGGGTCTTGCACCGATTATTGTGCAAAAGATTTTTGAGATCATCAAAATGATCGCAGCCGAAGGCGTTACCATGCTGCTGGTAGAACAAAACGCTAAACTGGCCCTGCAAACCGCCAACCGTGGCTATGTGATGGAATCAGGAAAAATCACCTTAGCAGATACTGCAGAAAACCTGCTGGCCAACCCTAAGATTCAGCAAGCGTATTTGGGCGAATAA
- a CDS encoding ABC transporter ATP-binding protein has translation MSELLLKIEGITKRFGGLHALSGVGLTINKGEIYGLIGPNGAGKTTLFNVLTGLYQPDEGHFRFDGLDLFRQKPNIVVESGIARTFQNIRLFANMTALENVMVGQHVRTHSGILGAIFHSPKAVKEEQNIHTKATELLAYVGISKHAKELARNLSYGDQRRLEIARALATRPKLLALDEPAAGMNPKETDDLKKLMEKIRNDGVTILLIEHDVKLMMDLCDRIAVLDYGKKIAEGIPDIVKNDPRVIEAYLGVAPE, from the coding sequence ATGAGCGAATTACTGTTAAAAATTGAAGGCATTACCAAGCGTTTTGGCGGGCTGCATGCTTTGTCTGGTGTTGGGCTTACCATCAATAAAGGCGAAATTTACGGCTTAATCGGCCCCAATGGCGCAGGCAAAACCACGCTATTTAATGTGCTCACCGGGCTGTATCAGCCAGATGAAGGCCACTTTCGTTTTGATGGCTTGGATTTATTCCGCCAAAAACCCAATATCGTTGTTGAATCAGGCATTGCCCGCACTTTTCAGAATATCCGCCTTTTTGCCAATATGACTGCACTTGAAAACGTAATGGTAGGCCAGCACGTGCGCACTCATTCCGGCATTCTGGGCGCGATTTTCCATAGCCCCAAAGCGGTCAAAGAAGAGCAGAACATCCACACTAAAGCAACTGAGCTCCTTGCCTATGTAGGGATCAGCAAGCACGCAAAAGAGCTGGCCCGCAACTTATCCTATGGAGATCAGCGCCGACTGGAAATTGCCCGTGCACTGGCAACACGCCCAAAGCTGCTGGCACTGGATGAACCGGCGGCGGGGATGAACCCAAAAGAAACAGACGATCTGAAAAAGCTGATGGAAAAAATCAGGAACGATGGCGTCACTATTTTGCTGATCGAGCACGATGTAAAACTCATGATGGATTTATGTGATCGCATCGCGGTACTCGATTACGGCAAGAAAATCGCCGAAGGCATCCCCGACATTGTAAAAAACGATCCCCGAGTGATTGAAGCCTATCTGGGCGTTGCGCCGGAATAA
- a CDS encoding ABC transporter permease subunit, which yields MMLLKLENPRTRLIAMAMLTVVMLVLPFALTGSFESGKSWIRTIDFALLYIMLALGLNIVVGYAGLLDLGYIAFYAVGAYLYAILNSPHLAAVLPVWLISPSFPVMILMAGLVAGLFGVLLGSPTLKLRGDYLAIVTLGFGEIIRIFMNNLDRPINITNGPQGINNIQSIHVAGYDFGRPIEFLGLSFEKVHLYYYLILAFCLLIIFVSMRLQNSRIGRAWVAIREDEIAANAMGINTRNIKLLAFAMGASFGGVSGALFASFQGFVSPESFVLMESIMVLCMVVLGGMGHIPGVILGAIIVSITPEILRDVINPLQHALVGRKVVDPENLRMLIFGLAMIVIMLLRPEGLWPSKRRKAEFHEKDEEAKA from the coding sequence ATGATGCTATTAAAACTTGAAAATCCCCGCACACGCCTGATCGCTATGGCGATGCTGACGGTCGTGATGCTGGTCCTGCCTTTTGCATTAACAGGCAGCTTTGAAAGCGGCAAATCCTGGATTCGCACCATCGACTTTGCTCTGCTCTATATCATGCTGGCCCTTGGGTTGAATATTGTTGTCGGCTACGCAGGTCTTCTGGATTTAGGTTATATCGCTTTTTATGCCGTAGGCGCCTATCTGTATGCCATTTTAAACTCACCTCATTTGGCTGCCGTTTTGCCTGTCTGGCTTATTTCTCCTTCTTTTCCAGTCATGATATTAATGGCGGGCTTAGTTGCCGGGCTGTTTGGCGTTTTATTAGGCTCACCCACTTTAAAGCTGCGCGGTGATTATTTGGCCATCGTTACTTTAGGCTTTGGTGAGATTATCCGTATTTTTATGAACAACCTAGATCGCCCCATCAATATCACCAATGGGCCACAGGGCATTAACAATATTCAAAGCATTCATGTAGCCGGTTACGATTTTGGCCGCCCTATTGAGTTTCTGGGCCTCTCTTTTGAAAAAGTACACCTCTACTACTACTTGATTCTGGCGTTTTGTCTTTTGATTATTTTTGTCTCCATGCGCCTGCAAAACTCTCGTATTGGCCGGGCTTGGGTGGCCATTCGTGAAGATGAAATTGCCGCAAATGCAATGGGTATCAACACCCGCAATATCAAACTACTGGCGTTTGCCATGGGAGCGAGTTTTGGTGGCGTATCCGGGGCTTTATTTGCCAGTTTCCAAGGCTTTGTTTCACCTGAATCCTTCGTTCTGATGGAATCCATCATGGTGCTGTGTATGGTGGTCTTAGGCGGGATGGGACATATCCCTGGCGTGATTCTGGGTGCGATTATTGTATCGATCACACCAGAGATTTTGCGGGACGTGATCAATCCACTGCAACACGCCCTGGTTGGCCGTAAAGTGGTCGATCCGGAAAACTTACGCATGCTGATTTTTGGCCTTGCCATGATCGTGATTATGCTGCTCCGCCCCGAAGGCTTGTGGCCGTCCAAGCGCCGCAAAGCAGAATTTCACGAAAAAGATGAGGAGGCAAAAGCATGA